A section of the Procambarus clarkii isolate CNS0578487 chromosome 68, FALCON_Pclarkii_2.0, whole genome shotgun sequence genome encodes:
- the LOC123774727 gene encoding mucin-2, with product MLELPSWIDDPKRAVINSGKVPQVEEHSSRTPSVERVGPSGLAKTDTQSAASIQGVGQQESHINIENPNSVNLTLGFAAPDSSLNNITFADKDPGINETHLLSGRIDTAEFIASKPLVVYRNGTFNDSLAVYYEEDILFFDHTDSPGTTLPLGSSTELSLDSDKIPPSAPSSRTSGASGEAEDSQARGGASHGHDRQGSHAPFGTYSRNTFLDKVNKLRESKTKIKFKVQLKISKRQNSTDEEERTDASDRPKHTPSCSLLNPLLSRSRLAHDRRASITQSSVTVPGQSGTTSDARDGLVSPTSTHQPRYLEGYPVIKKLFIEGAVKESDNMKDLHISVTPDVTTEYTGTAPEPTPRVPSALSKESVSPTASLLKSISTLHETHLPVIKELKKEREIRRIINENTSSPTPTKPTTTSTNYAVDSHNIPPHSNRYFEVPKPAIDKARPLLQKIQESDFTSLPPSASSNYRVSNENWGSTLAYSDYINAPPVDATFVGPSSSTSITVLQTSDTSTDSSDPMTYWDQVHSTEPSHTTLTPEAPSFTRTSTVLPEEALTPSIVDGTDEQLRVLSLHNYVQGIEATSDDRENVQVPTPVMLRITEEYSSLTSPQAISQPNLIFSIDSSESSTGPSESTPSTPIPPDTLLTTPSSPDTLLTTPASPDTLLTTPASPDTLLTTPASPDTLLTTTASPDTLLTTTASPDTLLTTTASPDTLLTTTASPDTLLTTPSSPDTLLTTPSSPDTLLATPSSPDTLLTTPASPDTLLTTPASPDTLLTAPASPDTLLTTPASPDTLLTAPASPDTLLTAPASPDTLLTTPASPDTLLTAPASPDTLLTAPASPDTLLTAPASPDTLLTAPASPDTLLTTPASPDTLLTTPASPDTLLTAPASPDTLLTAPASPDTLLTAPASPDTLLTAPASPDTLRGFCEVEEMGKMFRLPEDPCIICKCSRELSWECGKVACPPLDCPAEELRLPEGECCPACRACEVQVGSELRQYGEGESWTHPIHVCTICVCLRGRASCSASHCPDRHQQLPMLAPGYCKGTVCFKRQCSSGQEERYLPGSCCPVCAPASRRCVWWGQHLRTFDGLLLGHHTYCAYTLAAHCSKQLFTIYTKFEEMARAGMVTVVTVVVGGQQLELSGRGSVVVDGIQVRLPYLSPTLTLYSHGDYVVVNTNVGLQVVWGVGGQVEVVVGGEHAGVTCGLCGNFNNLPQDDLMLPSAQLSYSVEEFLAGWRTGEDCGAPPSSQHCSSSGPSLSGKDSDLAHHLCSVLKGPGFRECHRLVPPDPYMSACRREVCQCPGDIAACLCATLNLYSTLCTRAGLVLDWRTPLLCDVTCPPGMVWSECVPPCGPPHCDHLLNHSTLQVPAPLSVLSLFRMSSPVSRPSSLCHGPCVPGCTCPPGYAFESATCVKQEDCP from the exons ATGTTAGAACTCCCGTCTTGGATAGATGACCCAAAACGAGCAGTTATTAACTCAGGGAAAGTTCCTCAAGTAGAGGAGCACTCTTCCCGGACGCCCTCAGTGGAGAGAGTGGGCCCCTCTGGTCTTGCCAAGACCGACACACAAAGTGCAGCTTCTATACAAGGTGTTGGACAACAAGAAAGTCACATAAACATTGAGAATCCAAATTCCGTTAATTTGACTCTAGGCTTTGCAGCTCCTGACTCATCGCTGAACAATATTACATTTGCTGACAAAGATCCCGGGATAAACGAGACACATCTATTATCAGGGAGAATTGATACAGCAGAATTTATAGCTAGCAAGCCCCTCGTCGTTTACAGGAACGGAACCTTCAATGACTCATTGGCTGTGTATTATGAGGAAGATATACTTTTCTTTGACCATACTGATTCACCGGGAACAACCCTTCCCTTAGGATCTAGCACAGAGTTATCCCTTGATAGCGACAAGATTCCTCCCTCAGCCCCGAGCTCTAGGACCAGTGGCGCCTCGGGAGAAGCCGAGGACTCCCAGGCCAGGGGTGGTGCCAGCCACGGTCACGACCGACAGGGATCACACGCCCCATTTGGAACATACAGTAGGAATACCTTTCTTGATAAAGTTAACAAATTAAGAGAAtcaaaaacaaaaattaaatttaaagTTCAGTTAAAAATATCCAAGCGACAAAATTCTACAGATGAGGAAGAAAGAACAGATGCGAGCgacagacccaaacacacaccatCTTGTTCCTTGCTAAACCCGCTTCTGTCAAGGTCTCGTCTAGCACACGACCGACGCGCGAGCATCACGCAGTCGTCTGTCACAGTGCCTGGTCAGAGTGGCACGACTTCTGATGCCAGGGATGGGCTCGTGTCACCCACCTCAACACATCAACCCCGATACCTTGAGGGTTATCCAGTCATCAAGAAACTCTTCATCGAAGGAGCAGTAAAGGAGAGTGATAATATGAAAGACTTGCACATCTCTGTTACACCTGACGTAACCACGGAATATACTGGTACAGCCCCGGAGCCCACACCTCGGGTTCCGTCCGCTCTCAGTAAAGAATCTGTATCGCCAACGGCTTCCCTTCTAAAGTCGATCTCAACACTACACGAGACACACTTACCAGTTATTAAGGAActtaagaaagagagagaaatacgTCGAATTATTAACGAAAATACATCTTCCCCAACACCTACGAAGCCAACTACAACGTCTACAAACTATGCTGTTGATTCCCATAACATACCTCCTCATTCCAATAGATATTTTGAAGTTCCAAAACCAGCAATAGATAAAGCTCGACCATTGCTTCAGAAAATACAAGAAAGTGATTTCACTTCGTTACCACCATCAGCTAGTTCAAATTATAGAGTTTCCAACGAAAATTGGGGTTCTACACTTGCATACTCAGATTACATAAATGCTCCTCCAGTTGACGCAACTTTCGTGGGACCTTCTTCAAGTACTTCCATTACCGTCTTACAAACTTCAGATACCTCCACAGATTCATCAGATCCCATGACGTACTGGGATCAAGTACACTCAACAGAACCGTCACATACTACTTTGACGCCGGAAGCGCCTTCCTTTACCAGGACGTCGACAGTCTTACCAGAGGAAGCTTTGACACCTTCGATTGTTGACGGGACAGATGAGCAGCTTAGGGTTCTAAGTCTACACAACTACGTTCAAGGTATTGAAGCCACTTCCGACGATCGTGAAAATGTACAAGTTCCAACACCAGTTATGCTTCGAATAACGGAGGAATATTCTTCTCTGACATCACCACAAGCAATTTCTCAGCCCAACCTAATCTTCAGTATTGATTCATCCGAGTCGTCAACTGGCCCATCCGAATCGACACCCTCGACGCCCATCCCGCCCGACACCCTTCTCACTACCCCATCCTCGCCTGACACCCTTCTCACTACCCCAGCCTCTCCTGACACCCTTCTCACCACCCCAGCCTCTCCTGACACCCTTCTCACCACCCCAGCCTCGCCTGACACCCTTCTCACAACCACAGCCTCGCCTGACACCCTTCTCACAACCACAGCCTCGCCTGACACCCTTCTCACAACCACAGCCTCGCCTGACACCCTTCTCACAACCACAGCTTCGCCTGACACCCTTCTCACTACCCCATCCTCGCCTGACACCCTTCTCACTACCCCATCCTCGCCTGACACCCTTCTCGCTACCCCATCCTCGCCTGACACCCTTCTCACTACCCCAGCCTCTCCTGACACCCTTCTCACCACCCCAGCCTCTCCTGACACCCTTCTCACTGCCCCAGCCTCTCCTGACACCCTTCTCACCACCCCAGCCTCTCCTGACACCCTTCTCACTGCCCCAGCCTCTCCTGACACCCTTCTCACTGCCCCAGCCTCTCCTGACACCCTTCTCACCACCCCAGCCTCTCCTGACACCCTTCTCACTGCCCCAGCCTCTCCTGACACCCTTCTCACTGCCCCAGCCTCACCTGACACCCTTCTCACTGCCCCAGCCTCTCCTGACACCCTTCTCACTGCCCCAGCCTCTCCTGACACCCTTCTCACCACCCCAGCCTCTCCTGACACCCTTCTCACCACCCCAGCCTCTCCTGACACCCTTCTCACTGCCCCAGCCTCTCCTGACACCCTTCTCACTGCCCCAGCCTCACCTGACACCCTTCTCACTGCCCCAGCCTCTCCTGACACCCTTCTCACTGCCCCAGCCTCACCTGACACCTTACGTGGCTTCTGCGAAGTAGAGGAGATGGGGAAGATGTTCAGGCTGCCTGAAGACCCTTGCATCATTTGCAAATGTTCG CGTGAGCTGTCGTGGGAGTGTGGGAAGGTGGCGTGTCCCCCTCTAGACTGTCCAGCTGAGGAGCTCCGCCTGCCGGAGGGGGAGTGTTGTCCTGCCTGCAGAG CGTGTGAGGTGCAGGTGGGGTCAGAGCTGCGTCAGTATGGTGAGGGTGAGAGCTGGACACACCCCATACATGTCTGCACCATATGTGTGTGTCTGAGGGGAAGAGCTTCTTGTTCCGCCTCTCACTGCCCTGATCGCCACCAACAGTTGCCCATGCTTGCACCTGGATACTGTAAGGGAACAGTGTGCTTCAAGAGGCAGTGTTCCTCGGGGCAGGAGGAGAGGTACCTGCCAGGCAGCTGCTGTCCCGTCTGTGCTCCAG CGAGTCGCAGGTGTGTTTGGTGGGGGCAGCACCTGCGCACCTTCGACGGTCTCCTCCTGGGGCACCACACCTACTGTGCCTACACCCTGGCTGCACACTGTTCCAAGCAACTCTTTACCATCTATACTAAG TTCGAAGAAATGGCGAGAGCAGGAATGGTGACTGTGGTaactgtggtggttggtggccaGCAGCTTGAGCTGAGTGGGAGGGGatctgtggtggtggatggtataCAAGTCCGCCTTCCTTACCTGTCACCCACACTGACACTCTACTCTCATGGTGACTATGTTGTTGTCAACACCAATGTTGGCTTACAG gtggtgtggggagtgggaggccaggtggaggtggtggtggggggcgagcATGCAGGCGTCACCTGCGGCCTCTGCGGCAACTTCAACAACTTGCCCCAGGATGACCTCATGCTGCCATCGGCTCAACTCTCATAT AGTGTGGAGGAGTTCTTGGCCGGGTGGAGAACTGGTGAAGACTGTGGGGCTCCGCCTTCCTCCCAACACTGCTCTTCGTCTGGTCCATCTCTCTCAGGCAAAGACAGTGACCTCGCTCACCATCTCTGCTCCGTCTTGAAG GGTCCTGGCTTCCGTGAGTGCCATCGCCTGGTGCCACCTGACCCATACATGAGTGCCTGCAGGAGGGAGGTGTGCCAGTGCCCTGGAGACATAGCTGCCTGTCTCTGCGCCACGCTCAACCTCTACTCCACCCTCTGTACCAGAGCTGGCCTCGTCCTGGACTGGCGGACCCCTCTCCTCTGTG